A single genomic interval of Gavia stellata isolate bGavSte3 chromosome 31, bGavSte3.hap2, whole genome shotgun sequence harbors:
- the GOLGA7 gene encoding golgin subfamily A member 7, which translates to MRPQQAPVSGKVFIQRDYSGGTRCQFQSKFPAELENRIDRQQFEETVRTLNNLYAEAEKLGGQSYLEGCLACLTAYTIFLCMETHYEKVLKKIAKFIQEQNEKIYAPQGLLLTDPIERGLRVIEITIYEDRGMTSGR; encoded by the exons ATGAGGCCGCAGCAGGCGCCCGTGTCGGGCAAGGTGTTCATCCAGCGCGACTACAGCGGCGGGACGCGGTGCCAGTTCCAGAGCAAGTTCCCGGCCGAGCTGGAGAACAGG ATTGATAGGCAGCAGTTTGAAGAGACTGTCCGAACACTGAATAACCTCTatgcagaagctgaaaaacTTGGGGGCCAGTCTTACCTTGAAGGGTGTCTCGCCTGTCTGACTGCCTATACCATCTTCTTGTGCATGGAAACACATTATGAAAAG GTTCTAAAGAAAATTGCCAAGTTCATTCAGGAACAGAACGAGAAGATCTATGCTCCTCAGGGCCTCCTTCTGACAGACCCCATTGAAAGAGGACTAAGAGTT ATTGAAATTACCATTTATGAAGACAGAGGTATGACCAGCGGAAGATAA
- the GINS4 gene encoding DNA replication complex GINS protein SLD5: MAAASGEGTEADSDGGSEELVLTPAQLIRSLEQAWLNEKFAPELLESKPEIIECVVEQLDHMEANLKRAKRGDLKVSVHHMEIERIRYVLSSYLRCRLVKIEKFFPHVLEKEKSRAEGEPSILSPEEFAFAKEYMANTETYLKNVALKHMPPNLQKVSLLKSVPKPNLDSFVFLRVLERQENILVEPERDEQREYTIDLEEGSQHLIRYKTVAPLVASGAVQLI; this comes from the exons ATGGCGGCAGCGAGCGGTGAGGGGACGGAGGCGGACTCGGATGGGGGCAGTGAGGAACTGGTGCTTACCCCGGCGCAGCTCATCCGCAGCCTGGAGCAG GCCTGGCTGAATGAGAAGTttgccccagagctgctggagagcaaaCCTGAGATCATTGAGTGTGTTGTGGAGCAGCTGGACCATATG GAGGCAAACCTGAAACGGGCAAAGAGAGGAGACTTGAAGGTCAGTGTTCACCACATGGAGATTGAAAGGATCCGTTATGTGCTCAGCAGCTACTTGCGATGTAGGCTTGTGAAG ATAGAGAAGTTTTTCCCCCATGTTCTGGAGAAGGAGAAGTCTCGAGCCGAAGGGGAGCCTTCCATTCTGTCACCAGAGGAGTTTGCCTTTGCTAAAGA GTACATGGCAAACACAGAGACTTATCTGAAAAATGTGGCCCTAAAACATATGCCGCCCAACCTGCAGAAAGTCTCTCTCCTAAAATCAG TTCCGAAGCCCAACCTGGATTCCTTTGTGTTCCTGAGGGTGTTGGAGCGGCAGGAGAACATCCTGGTCGAGCCAGAGAGGGATGAGCAGAG AGAGTACACCATCGACCTGGAGGAGGGCTCGCAGCACCTGATCCGGTACAAGACCGTTGCCCCGCTGGTGGCCTCGGGAGCGGTGCAGCTCATCTGA
- the LOC104256262 gene encoding protein phosphatase 1 regulatory subunit 3C-B-like has translation MSCGELFQVYSPQAVAPPAMPVDLAMRLCLSNSPPIRKLLNSYEELRGNRGRKPLRSCLNQKLSAEPEPERRDSTKSSKGQKKKRVVFADMKGLSLTAVRFFSKIEEDLCDLQHALSDLACFRPRLRDSRPEACRYVLDFPQPSADYMTFRSCLHSNLVCLENCLIQDRALSGTVKVRNVEYEKKVMVRITFDGWKSFRDISCQYMHSTYSSADTDTFSFELALPKPSISRRATEFCISFQCGQKTHWDNNHGRNYKICHMGLIRPPSHAVKSASRAWEHLGTSRAATLVLSQLQTWRRSEAQAPYW, from the exons ATGAGCTGCGGCGA GCTTTTCCAGGTGTATAGCCCGCAGGCCGTTGCCCCCCCAGCCATGCCCGTGGACCTGGCCATGCGGCTCTGCCTGAGCAACTCGCCCCCCATCCGCAAGCTGCTGAACTCCTATGAGGAGCTGCGGGGCAACCGGGGGCGCAAACCCCTCCGATCCTGTCTCAACCAGAAGCTGAGCGCAGAACCCGAGCCTGAACGGCGAGATAGCACCAAGAGCTCCAAGggccagaagaaaaagagagtcGTGTTTGCTGACATGAAGGGGCTCTCGCTGACGGCTGTCCGCTTCTTCTCAAAGATTGAGGAGGACCTCTGTGATTTGCAGCATGCCCTGTCTGACCTTGCCTGCTTCCGACCTAGGCTGCGGGACTCACGCCCAGAAGCGTGCAGGTATGTGCTGGACTTCCCACAGCCCTCTGCGGACTACATGACTTTCCGCAGCTGCCTACACAGCAACCTTGTCTGCCTGGAGAACTGCCTGATCCAGGACCGTGCCCTGTCGGGGACAGTGAAGGTCAGAAACGTCGAGTACGAGAAGAAAGTGATGGTCCGCATCACCTTTGATGGCTGGAAGAGCTTCCGGGACATCTCCTGCCAGTACATGCATAGCACATACAGCTCGGCTGACACAGACACCTTCTCTTTTGAGCTTGCCCTGCCCAAGCCATCCATCTCCCGCAGGGCCACAGAGTTCTGCATCTCCTTCCAGTGTGGACAGAAGACCCACTGGGACAACAACCATGGGAGGAACTACAAGATCTGCCACATGGGCTTGATCCGCCCTCCCTCCCATGCTGTGAAGAGTGCCAGCAGGGCATGGGAGCATCTTGGCACCTCTCGGGCTGCCACCCTGGtcctttctcagctgcagaCCTGGCGGCGCTCAGAGGCCCAAGCTCCTTATTGGTAG